A window of Methanolobus sediminis contains these coding sequences:
- a CDS encoding Hsp20/alpha crystallin family protein: MKFGLTPWSPSTTSRWDPFDDMRQMQQRLNRLFGDSEQSKEMIDMDTLSPLIDIKEDDKNIIVTTDLPGVSKEDIDIDIKNDRVWIKANTHKESKEEKEGYLMRERTYSRFARAFNLPSMIKEDEASAKLENGVLTITMPKAEIEEKHRIMIE; encoded by the coding sequence ATGAAGTTTGGACTAACACCATGGTCCCCATCCACAACCTCAAGATGGGATCCCTTTGACGACATGAGGCAGATGCAGCAGCGTCTTAACCGTTTGTTTGGGGATAGCGAGCAGAGTAAGGAAATGATAGATATGGATACCCTTTCCCCTCTGATTGATATCAAGGAGGACGATAAAAATATTATCGTTACAACAGATCTTCCTGGCGTCAGCAAAGAGGATATTGACATAGACATAAAGAATGACAGGGTTTGGATCAAGGCGAACACGCACAAGGAGTCAAAAGAGGAGAAAGAAGGCTACCTTATGCGTGAAAGGACATACAGCAGGTTTGCACGTGCATTCAATCTTCCATCAATGATAAAGGAAGACGAAGCAAGTGCAAAGCTTGAGAATGGCGTGCTTACGATCACAATGCCAAAAGCAGAGATAGAAGAAAAGCACAGGATAATGATCGAATAG
- a CDS encoding cofactor-independent phosphoglycerate mutase, protein MKYVVLIGDGMADEPLEELGGMTVLQKANTSNMDYLAAYGRAGLAQTVPEGMHPGSDVANMSIVGYDPKKYYTGRSPLEAASMGVELEKDDVAFRCNLITIKDDLIADYSSGHITNEEAKELIESIDAELGDEKVRFYPGISYRHLMVGKKGLGANTECVPPHDVIDENRHQHMPKGEDSELLCELTEKSMVILKDHPVNLKRIEEGKNPGNSIWLWGQGYAPAFTPFGELYGLKGAIISAVDLVMGIGIYAGLDVIEVPGATGYLDTNYLGKAEYAIDALKDHDFVFVHVEAPDEAGHMGNMNAKIQAIEDFDEKVVGTVLKAAREMDEEVTIMVLPDHPTPIALRTHTSNPIPVAIYCTSEKVSDKADAFNEESVKKGALGIIYAADLVRQLIDGEWAQ, encoded by the coding sequence ATGAAATATGTAGTACTCATCGGAGATGGCATGGCAGATGAGCCTCTTGAGGAACTTGGCGGCATGACGGTTCTTCAGAAAGCCAACACATCCAACATGGATTACCTTGCTGCTTACGGCAGGGCAGGACTTGCACAGACAGTTCCGGAAGGTATGCACCCCGGGAGCGATGTGGCCAATATGTCAATTGTAGGGTACGATCCGAAAAAGTACTATACAGGCAGGTCACCACTTGAAGCTGCAAGCATGGGTGTGGAACTCGAAAAAGATGATGTGGCCTTCCGCTGCAACCTGATAACCATCAAAGATGACTTGATAGCTGACTACAGTTCCGGGCACATTACCAACGAGGAAGCTAAGGAACTGATAGAAAGCATTGATGCAGAACTTGGAGATGAAAAGGTCCGATTTTATCCGGGAATCAGTTACCGTCACCTTATGGTAGGAAAGAAAGGACTTGGAGCAAACACCGAGTGTGTGCCACCTCACGATGTAATTGATGAGAACAGGCACCAGCATATGCCAAAAGGCGAAGACAGTGAACTACTCTGTGAACTGACTGAAAAGTCCATGGTAATACTGAAAGACCACCCTGTCAACCTCAAGAGAATTGAGGAAGGTAAGAACCCGGGAAATTCCATATGGCTCTGGGGACAGGGATACGCACCTGCATTCACACCTTTCGGTGAATTGTATGGACTCAAAGGAGCCATTATATCAGCTGTAGACCTTGTTATGGGAATAGGCATCTATGCAGGACTTGATGTTATCGAAGTGCCCGGTGCCACCGGATACCTTGATACGAATTATCTCGGTAAGGCAGAATATGCAATTGACGCACTCAAAGATCACGATTTTGTTTTCGTGCATGTGGAAGCTCCTGATGAAGCAGGACACATGGGAAATATGAATGCAAAGATCCAGGCTATTGAGGATTTTGATGAGAAGGTAGTAGGCACTGTTCTTAAAGCAGCAAGGGAAATGGATGAAGAGGTCACTATAATGGTACTTCCTGACCATCCAACACCAATTGCACTTAGAACTCACACATCCAACCCCATTCCAGTAGCTATTTACTGCACCTCAGAAAAAGTATCTGATAAGGCAGATGCATTTAATGAAGAATCTGTAAAGAAAGGTGCTCTTGGAATAATTTACGCAGCAGATCTTGTGAGACAACTTATTGACGGCGAGTGGGCTCAATAA
- a CDS encoding aspartate kinase codes for MRIVMKFGGTSVENGEKIRHVAELLRQFHMDGNELVAVTSALGGVTDGLLNTAKDVSKNGKVSQVKEFIADLSKKHYDAINVAIDDENIRSECVEVIDSRVDELEKALIGICYLGELTNRSIDYISSYGERLAAPIVSGSIRSLGTPSKAFTGGEAGIITDSKYGDAKPLEDSYTRVHERLCPLLADHIPVVTGFIAQDKQEIITTLGRGGSDFSASIIGASVDADEIWLWKEVHGILTTDPKIVAEASPIPQISYIEAMELSYFGAKVLHPRTIEPAIRHKIPVRVKNTFEPDFPGTLIVAEQQCKEDVVKAVTLINKVALINISGAGMVGTIGTAARVFSALANAGVNIIMISQGSSEANMSLVVNEDHLEAAVAAVRSEFTTNVVGDVAYDRDVCVVAVVGAGMDGIPGVAGKVFNSLGIAGINIIMISQGSSQHNISFVVSSEHALEAVKTLHCEFELDKQCRGYQ; via the coding sequence ATGAGAATCGTAATGAAGTTCGGCGGGACTTCCGTGGAAAACGGCGAAAAGATCCGACATGTGGCAGAACTGTTAAGACAGTTCCACATGGATGGCAATGAACTTGTGGCAGTAACATCTGCGCTCGGTGGCGTTACAGATGGTTTACTGAACACAGCAAAAGATGTATCTAAAAATGGTAAAGTTAGCCAGGTAAAGGAATTCATCGCAGATCTCAGTAAAAAACATTACGATGCTATCAATGTTGCAATTGATGATGAGAATATCAGGTCCGAGTGTGTTGAGGTAATAGACAGCAGAGTCGATGAGCTGGAGAAAGCATTGATCGGTATCTGCTATCTTGGTGAACTCACCAACCGTTCCATTGATTATATTTCTTCATACGGTGAGCGTCTTGCTGCTCCTATTGTAAGCGGTTCAATTCGTTCACTTGGCACTCCATCAAAGGCATTTACGGGTGGAGAGGCAGGTATTATAACAGATTCCAAGTATGGTGATGCCAAGCCTCTGGAGGACAGCTATACCAGGGTTCATGAAAGGCTCTGTCCCCTGCTTGCAGATCACATACCTGTTGTAACAGGTTTCATTGCCCAGGACAAACAGGAAATCATCACAACTCTTGGAAGAGGCGGCTCTGATTTCTCTGCATCAATTATCGGTGCTTCAGTCGATGCTGATGAAATATGGCTGTGGAAAGAAGTTCACGGTATCCTGACAACCGATCCTAAGATCGTAGCTGAGGCAAGTCCTATTCCTCAGATTTCATATATCGAGGCTATGGAGCTTTCATATTTCGGAGCTAAGGTACTTCATCCAAGGACAATCGAGCCTGCTATCAGGCACAAGATCCCGGTACGTGTGAAGAACACTTTTGAACCGGATTTCCCGGGAACTCTTATTGTTGCTGAGCAACAGTGCAAGGAGGATGTCGTTAAGGCTGTAACTCTCATTAACAAAGTTGCACTTATCAATATAAGTGGTGCAGGCATGGTTGGCACCATAGGAACGGCTGCAAGGGTATTTTCCGCACTTGCAAACGCCGGTGTTAATATTATCATGATCAGCCAGGGCTCATCCGAGGCAAACATGTCATTGGTAGTCAATGAGGATCATCTTGAAGCAGCAGTTGCAGCTGTCAGATCAGAGTTTACAACAAATGTTGTGGGCGATGTTGCTTATGATCGTGATGTATGTGTTGTAGCTGTTGTCGGTGCAGGTATGGATGGCATTCCGGGAGTTGCAGGAAAAGTATTCAATTCACTAGGCATAGCCGGTATTAATATTATTATGATAAGTCAGGGTTCATCACAACACAATATTTCTTTTGTAGTAAGTTCCGAACATGCATTGGAAGCTGTTAAGACCTTACACTGCGAATTTGAATTAGACAAACAATGCAGGGGATATCAATGA
- the purM gene encoding phosphoribosylformylglycinamidine cyclo-ligase, protein MKDKHLTYAESGVDIEKEEVTIKALTKGMDYKREGLGAPLTGIGHYAGLIDFGEYALALATDGVGSKVLIANEMKRWNTVGIDCIAMNVNDLLAIGAEPISFVDYLALEKHDEDFAAQIGEGLRKGAEISRMSIVGGETATLPDIINGFDLAGTCLGMVRKENIITGEKVQLGDAIVGIPADSVHSNGYTLVRNIMEQSSYSYHDKFPYNESTTIGDELLIPTRIYMEVLDVIKECDVHGLAHITGSGLLKLKRVTSLGFDFYDPIEPNDIFKFLQEEGNVDDFEMYKTFNMGMGFVIILPQDQAEKAASMTGGKIVGRITEKGIKVGDLVMVE, encoded by the coding sequence ATGAAAGATAAACACCTTACGTATGCAGAATCTGGGGTAGACATCGAAAAGGAAGAAGTGACTATCAAGGCACTCACAAAGGGTATGGATTATAAGCGTGAGGGCCTGGGTGCACCTTTGACCGGTATAGGTCACTATGCCGGACTAATCGACTTTGGAGAATACGCCCTTGCACTTGCTACGGATGGTGTTGGTTCAAAGGTTCTCATTGCAAATGAGATGAAACGCTGGAACACAGTGGGTATCGACTGTATCGCAATGAATGTCAATGACCTTCTTGCGATAGGTGCAGAGCCAATATCATTTGTGGATTATCTTGCACTTGAGAAGCATGATGAGGATTTCGCTGCCCAGATCGGTGAGGGTTTGAGAAAAGGTGCAGAGATTTCCCGTATGTCTATAGTTGGCGGCGAGACTGCAACACTTCCTGATATTATAAACGGCTTTGACCTTGCAGGGACCTGTCTTGGTATGGTCAGGAAAGAAAATATCATCACAGGAGAAAAAGTTCAGCTTGGGGATGCAATTGTAGGTATTCCTGCTGACAGTGTTCACAGTAACGGATACACCCTTGTGAGAAATATCATGGAGCAGTCATCATACTCTTATCATGACAAGTTCCCATATAATGAATCCACAACCATTGGTGATGAGCTTCTGATCCCTACAAGGATCTATATGGAAGTTCTTGATGTCATCAAAGAATGTGATGTCCACGGCCTTGCTCACATAACAGGCAGTGGCCTGTTAAAGCTGAAGCGAGTTACAAGTCTCGGATTTGATTTCTACGACCCTATCGAGCCAAATGATATTTTCAAGTTCCTTCAGGAAGAAGGTAATGTCGATGACTTTGAGATGTATAAGACCTTCAACATGGGTATGGGCTTTGTCATAATTCTGCCTCAGGATCAGGCAGAGAAAGCTGCCAGTATGACTGGTGGTAAAATAGTTGGTCGTATTACAGAAAAAGGTATTAAAGTTGGCGACCTTGTAATGGTGGAGTAA
- a CDS encoding DUF1894 domain-containing protein → MACINDIPFEILLKGATPAQSEKLIKEKSDTFYKVPGGYRLRGVALMGDNIPVGVKGDEVFFQFIKPCFGIFVLRVAEAADIAEQLKKDFKK, encoded by the coding sequence ATGGCATGTATCAATGACATTCCCTTTGAGATTCTTCTTAAAGGAGCTACTCCTGCACAGTCTGAGAAGCTTATCAAGGAAAAGTCAGATACATTTTATAAGGTTCCTGGTGGTTACAGGCTGCGTGGCGTGGCACTGATGGGGGATAATATTCCTGTAGGTGTAAAGGGTGATGAGGTTTTCTTCCAGTTCATCAAGCCATGCTTTGGTATTTTCGTTCTCAGGGTTGCTGAAGCTGCAGATATTGCAGAGCAGCTAAAGAAGGATTTCAAAAAATAA
- the mtrH gene encoding tetrahydromethanopterin S-methyltransferase subunit H, which yields MFKFDKKQEVFDVGGVKFGGQPGQYPTVLVGTMFYNRHKIVTDEDKGVFDVEAANKLWQAMVDMGEVTGNPIVNQIVGETPEAIKKYIDWFVEVDNKTPFLIDSSAGDVRAAAAEYVTEIGVADRAIYNSINASVHADEIEAIRDSDITASIVLAFNATDPSVKGKLEILESGGTGQEKGMLEIAKECGITKPLIDVAATPLGAGSGASMRAVIAIKGHLGLPVGGGYHNMASAWDWMKAYKKQFETKEEKQAIYMPADIGTNLVPQVLGSNFQLFGPIENTDKVFPATAMVDIMLAETAKELGLEIMDENHPINKLV from the coding sequence ATGTTCAAATTTGACAAGAAACAAGAAGTATTTGATGTCGGTGGCGTCAAGTTTGGTGGCCAGCCAGGACAATACCCCACAGTACTTGTAGGAACAATGTTCTACAACAGGCACAAGATTGTGACTGATGAAGACAAGGGTGTCTTCGATGTAGAGGCTGCAAACAAACTCTGGCAGGCAATGGTTGACATGGGCGAAGTTACAGGTAACCCAATCGTAAACCAGATTGTCGGAGAAACCCCAGAAGCAATCAAGAAGTACATCGACTGGTTCGTAGAGGTTGACAACAAAACACCTTTCCTTATCGACTCATCCGCTGGTGACGTTCGTGCAGCAGCAGCAGAGTATGTAACAGAGATCGGTGTAGCTGACAGAGCTATCTACAACTCCATCAACGCCAGTGTACATGCTGACGAGATCGAGGCAATCAGAGACAGTGATATCACTGCATCTATTGTACTTGCATTCAACGCAACAGACCCAAGCGTAAAGGGTAAGCTTGAGATCCTTGAATCCGGCGGTACCGGTCAGGAGAAGGGTATGCTCGAAATCGCAAAGGAATGTGGAATCACAAAGCCACTCATCGACGTAGCAGCAACCCCACTCGGAGCAGGTTCCGGTGCATCCATGAGAGCAGTCATTGCAATCAAGGGACACCTCGGACTTCCTGTTGGTGGTGGATACCACAACATGGCATCCGCATGGGACTGGATGAAGGCATACAAAAAGCAGTTCGAAACAAAGGAAGAGAAGCAGGCAATCTACATGCCAGCTGATATCGGAACAAACCTTGTACCACAGGTACTCGGATCAAACTTCCAGCTCTTCGGTCCTATCGAGAACACTGACAAGGTATTCCCTGCAACAGCAATGGTTGACATTATGCTTGCAGAGACTGCAAAGGAACTCGGCCTTGAGATCATGGACGAGAACCACCCAATCAACAAGCTGGTTTAA
- the mtrG gene encoding tetrahydromethanopterin S-methyltransferase subunit MtrG: protein MADDRSDRVPSVVTNPEDFQAVLEKLNKIDEKIEFVNSEVAQRIGKKVGRDIGILYGAVAGIIMFLLYVLFLAPMLGI, encoded by the coding sequence ATGGCCGATGACAGAAGCGACAGGGTACCAAGTGTAGTCACTAACCCGGAAGATTTCCAGGCAGTTCTTGAGAAACTCAACAAGATTGATGAGAAGATCGAGTTCGTAAACAGTGAAGTTGCACAGCGTATTGGTAAGAAAGTTGGAAGAGACATAGGAATACTTTACGGAGCTGTTGCCGGAATAATCATGTTCCTGCTTTATGTACTGTTCCTTGCACCTATGCTCGGTATTTAA
- a CDS encoding tetrahydromethanopterin S-methyltransferase subunit F: MADEEYGKGVPMVISPQMGPIETVVEDIRYRAQLIARNQKLDSGVSATGVAGFIAGFIFAIVMVVIIPMFAWKVM, translated from the coding sequence ATGGCAGATGAAGAATATGGAAAAGGCGTACCAATGGTAATTAGCCCACAGATGGGACCCATTGAAACCGTAGTCGAGGATATCCGTTACAGAGCCCAGCTTATTGCAAGGAACCAGAAACTTGATTCTGGTGTTTCCGCAACAGGTGTCGCTGGATTCATTGCAGGATTCATATTTGCAATTGTAATGGTAGTTATCATCCCTATGTTCGCTTGGAAGGTGATGTAA
- the mtrA gene encoding tetrahydromethanopterin S-methyltransferase subunit A: MADKREPAVGWPILKGEYDVGNVNNCVAVVTCGSHLSAGPMLDAGACIAGPCKTENLGLEKVVAHVISNPNIRFLLVTGSEVKGHITGEAIVMIHKNGIKDNRIVGASGAIPYVENLSAEAIARFQEQVECIDFIGTEDMGAITGKIKEYASRDPGAFDADPMVLEVGEGGGDDAEEAGGLKPMAAEMATVRSRILSINKEMMAIGNLNKFHSGVHAGKVEGIMIGLAITLSLLGMLLFGGN, encoded by the coding sequence ATGGCAGATAAAAGAGAACCAGCAGTCGGATGGCCAATCCTTAAAGGAGAATACGATGTTGGCAATGTCAACAACTGTGTTGCAGTAGTAACATGTGGTTCACACCTCTCAGCCGGTCCAATGCTGGATGCAGGTGCCTGTATAGCAGGTCCATGTAAGACAGAGAACCTCGGTCTTGAAAAAGTAGTTGCACACGTAATATCAAACCCAAACATCAGATTCCTCTTAGTAACAGGTTCTGAAGTAAAGGGACACATTACCGGTGAAGCTATTGTCATGATCCACAAGAATGGTATCAAAGACAACAGGATCGTCGGTGCAAGTGGTGCAATCCCTTATGTAGAGAACCTTTCAGCTGAGGCAATTGCAAGATTCCAGGAACAGGTCGAATGTATCGATTTCATCGGTACCGAGGACATGGGCGCAATTACCGGAAAGATCAAGGAATACGCATCAAGGGACCCTGGAGCTTTCGACGCTGACCCAATGGTACTTGAAGTAGGAGAGGGCGGCGGAGACGATGCTGAGGAAGCCGGCGGACTTAAACCAATGGCAGCCGAGATGGCAACCGTCAGAAGCAGGATACTGAGCATCAACAAGGAAATGATGGCTATCGGTAACCTCAACAAATTCCACTCCGGTGTGCACGCAGGAAAGGTAGAAGGTATCATGATCGGTCTGGCAATCACATTGTCACTTCTTGGAATGCTACTGTTCGGAGGTAACTGA
- a CDS encoding tetrahydromethanopterin S-methyltransferase subunit B, translating to MSMVHAAPEAHLVLDPLTSLLAAEREDIIQYSMDPIMEQLDELDKIADDLINSLSPTKPLMNSYPGRENTSYSAGFYGNSFYGVVVGLAVAGLMLLVMSALGVM from the coding sequence ATGAGCATGGTACACGCAGCCCCAGAGGCACACCTTGTACTGGACCCACTTACCTCACTCCTCGCAGCAGAGAGAGAAGATATAATCCAGTATTCAATGGATCCTATAATGGAACAGCTCGACGAACTTGACAAAATAGCTGATGACCTCATCAACTCCCTGTCACCAACAAAACCACTCATGAACTCATATCCTGGTCGTGAGAACACCTCATACAGTGCAGGTTTCTATGGTAACTCATTCTATGGAGTAGTAGTAGGTCTGGCTGTTGCAGGACTTATGCTCCTGGTCATGAGCGCATTAGGAGTGATGTGA
- the mtrC gene encoding tetrahydromethanopterin S-methyltransferase subunit MtrC → MSAGGSGAAAEAIPQNNIIAFGVLGGLIGIYGAYFLVGMVGQYMSFIGALGAICGMVWGAAAVRRVASYGLGTGVPSIGMLALGMGVIAATFGLAVGGVAGPVIALIVAAIIGLMIGVIANKILNMGIPIMEVSMTEIATAGTITILGLAVAMTGTFDFPVVLSQVITTGYIAVIFIAGGLAILHPFNACLGPDEKQDRTLMLGVEKGAIAMIVAGIVATTNPNASGALTILIGIALWYVAFNGFYERTKRDAYDVVGAGMLPSKEELE, encoded by the coding sequence ATGTCAGCAGGCGGAAGTGGAGCAGCCGCAGAGGCAATTCCACAGAATAACATAATCGCCTTCGGTGTATTAGGCGGACTTATAGGAATATACGGAGCATACTTCCTCGTAGGTATGGTCGGACAGTATATGTCCTTCATCGGTGCCCTTGGCGCAATATGCGGTATGGTATGGGGCGCAGCAGCAGTTAGAAGAGTAGCAAGTTACGGTCTTGGTACCGGTGTACCTTCAATCGGTATGCTTGCACTTGGTATGGGAGTCATCGCAGCAACATTCGGCCTTGCAGTAGGCGGTGTTGCAGGACCAGTAATTGCACTGATAGTAGCAGCAATCATTGGACTTATGATTGGTGTTATTGCTAACAAGATCCTCAATATGGGCATCCCTATCATGGAAGTATCCATGACAGAGATCGCAACAGCAGGTACAATCACTATTCTTGGACTTGCGGTCGCAATGACAGGAACATTTGACTTCCCGGTTGTACTCAGCCAGGTAATCACTACCGGATACATTGCAGTGATTTTCATTGCAGGTGGTCTGGCAATCCTTCACCCATTCAATGCATGCCTTGGCCCAGATGAGAAACAGGACAGGACACTCATGCTAGGAGTTGAAAAAGGTGCAATCGCAATGATCGTTGCAGGAATTGTCGCAACCACTAATCCAAATGCATCAGGTGCTCTTACAATCCTCATTGGAATTGCACTCTGGTACGTAGCATTCAATGGATTCTATGAGCGTACAAAGAGAGATGCATACGATGTTGTAGGAGCTGGAATGCTGCCTTCTAAGGAGGAATTGGAATGA
- the mtrD gene encoding tetrahydromethanopterin S-methyltransferase subunit D, which produces MIDVAGILMQNILYVILITLGGVLISWSVHFVPVGGAPAAMAQATGIGTGTVQLAAGAGLTGLVTAGAMMQVTNNAALVIASGAVGAMIMMSVTMIVGTWVYAYGVGCPPASAKVKYDPITKDRQDLYVSQGTEGHGLPTVSFVSGVIGGALGGIGGSLVYYALMSVENGLPLADLVGIASVFAVGIFFVNAVIPSYNIGGTIEGFHDPKFKRFPKAVLASLIATFFCALISVLSIGGL; this is translated from the coding sequence ATGATTGATGTAGCAGGAATTTTAATGCAGAATATACTCTACGTGATTTTGATCACATTAGGTGGAGTATTAATTTCATGGAGTGTTCACTTCGTACCAGTAGGTGGTGCTCCAGCAGCTATGGCACAGGCAACTGGTATCGGAACTGGTACCGTACAGCTCGCAGCTGGTGCAGGTCTTACAGGTCTGGTTACAGCTGGTGCAATGATGCAGGTAACAAACAACGCAGCACTTGTAATTGCATCCGGTGCAGTCGGTGCAATGATCATGATGTCTGTAACAATGATCGTAGGAACATGGGTTTACGCATATGGTGTCGGATGTCCTCCAGCATCAGCAAAGGTAAAGTACGACCCAATTACAAAGGACAGGCAGGATCTCTATGTATCACAGGGTACTGAAGGTCACGGACTTCCAACCGTATCATTTGTAAGTGGTGTGATCGGTGGTGCTCTTGGTGGTATCGGCGGTTCACTTGTATACTACGCACTTATGAGCGTTGAGAACGGACTTCCACTCGCAGACCTTGTAGGTATTGCCAGTGTTTTCGCAGTAGGTATCTTCTTTGTGAACGCAGTAATTCCATCCTATAACATTGGAGGAACTATCGAAGGTTTCCACGACCCTAAGTTCAAGAGATTCCCAAAGGCAGTTCTCGCATCACTTATAGCAACTTTCTTCTGTGCACTTATCAGTGTACTGTCAATAGGAGGTCTGTAA
- the mtrE gene encoding tetrahydromethanopterin S-methyltransferase subunit E, whose amino-acid sequence MEPLTGMGVLALMGAAATIAGASEDLESDVGSQSNPNSQVQLAPQMMYPHRIYNKAVSGEPPSNALMCAIGGTTATVLMSTGASAALALAIGSIVAAAIHGTYSVSSYFGRSASQKRFKQPIYLDILRSHTPVIMGYSFITTFCILVVSYLMVAVMAHPFPLPLLAFIWGITVGAIGSSTGDVHYGAEREFQAVEFGSGLNAANSGNIVRKAESGLRNGIDNSWFCAKFGGPVTGLAFGMTVFLSGWVTATFDPSRGDAIGWVSVLAGVIIVLILILWNRNIEVAARAAFGTYKEDEAEAEVAA is encoded by the coding sequence ATGGAACCGCTCACAGGTATGGGCGTACTGGCACTTATGGGAGCAGCCGCAACTATTGCAGGTGCCTCTGAAGACCTTGAATCAGATGTTGGGTCACAGAGTAACCCTAACTCTCAAGTGCAACTTGCGCCTCAGATGATGTATCCACACAGGATCTATAACAAAGCTGTTTCTGGTGAACCACCATCAAACGCACTTATGTGTGCAATCGGTGGAACAACCGCAACCGTATTGATGAGCACTGGTGCATCTGCTGCTCTGGCATTGGCTATTGGGTCAATTGTCGCTGCAGCAATACACGGTACATACTCAGTATCATCATATTTCGGAAGATCAGCAAGTCAGAAACGTTTTAAACAACCAATTTATTTAGATATACTTAGAAGCCACACACCCGTAATCATGGGATATTCATTTATCACAACATTCTGTATCCTTGTGGTATCATATCTTATGGTAGCCGTAATGGCACACCCATTCCCACTGCCACTCCTGGCATTCATTTGGGGAATCACTGTCGGTGCTATCGGTTCATCAACTGGTGATGTACACTACGGTGCAGAGCGTGAATTCCAGGCTGTCGAGTTTGGATCCGGTCTTAACGCTGCAAACTCCGGTAACATCGTGAGAAAAGCAGAGTCCGGTCTTAGAAATGGTATCGACAACTCATGGTTCTGTGCAAAATTCGGTGGACCTGTAACAGGTCTTGCTTTTGGAATGACCGTATTCCTCAGTGGCTGGGTCACAGCAACTTTTGATCCAAGCAGAGGAGATGCAATTGGCTGGGTTTCAGTCCTTGCAGGTGTAATTATTGTACTTATTCTTATATTGTGGAACAGAAACATTGAAGTTGCTGCCCGCGCTGCATTTGGAACATACAAAGAAGACGAAGCAGAAGCAGAGGTGGCTGCATGA
- a CDS encoding DUF5402 family protein — MTITDTLAKNRGELENKLRNLLAKPVFLIEMDAFALPCGCKGLTINTRGLQFDDLEIFEEHINEYLKKTSENLEVEPSFLFARLVPGTAEVASLNSRVLCNRCYMDFARGTGKQPRPDIYILNFSRRE, encoded by the coding sequence ATGACAATTACAGATACACTGGCAAAGAACCGTGGTGAACTTGAGAATAAATTAAGGAACCTGCTTGCAAAGCCTGTCTTCCTTATTGAGATGGATGCTTTTGCTCTTCCATGCGGATGTAAGGGTTTAACTATTAATACAAGAGGATTACAGTTTGATGATCTGGAGATCTTTGAGGAACATATTAATGAGTACCTGAAAAAGACTTCCGAGAATTTAGAGGTTGAGCCTTCATTCCTCTTTGCAAGACTTGTGCCTGGTACGGCAGAAGTAGCATCATTAAATAGCAGAGTTCTTTGCAATAGGTGTTACATGGACTTTGCGCGGGGAACTGGCAAGCAGCCAAGACCGGACATATATATACTTAACTTCTCACGCAGGGAATAA